Proteins encoded by one window of Panicum virgatum strain AP13 chromosome 7N, P.virgatum_v5, whole genome shotgun sequence:
- the LOC120683938 gene encoding galactose mutarotase-like: MARREVLLGLALLCLLAASAQLAAGARKMVGVYELRKGDFSVKVTNFGARLMSVVFPDSKGNLADVVLGKDTIAEYVDDEFYFGPITGRIAQRVARGRFVLDGKVYHMYRNDGNNTIHGGGRGFSKSIWTVKEHVAGGDSPHVTLYYRSFDREEGLPGNVDAYVTYRLSAPYTLGVHMNGTALDRATPVNFLLHSYWNLGGHGAGDVLGHTLRLFASRHAVLDEELLPSSGRVEPVAGTPLDFRAPTAIGARIRRVLGGRVVGYDANYIVDGAEGAMRPVARARDGASGRALELWANQPTMQLYTGNNLNHTRGKGGRVYERYAGFCLETMGYVDAVNHPEFPSQILRPGQVYHHDMVFKFSF, encoded by the exons atggcGAGACGCGAGGTTCTCCTCGGCCTCGCGCTGCTGTGCCTCCTCGCGGCCTCCGCGcagctggccgccggcgcccggaaGATGGTCGGGGTGTACGAGCTCAGGAAGGGGGATTTCTCCGTCAAGGTCACCAACTTTGGCGCCAGGCTGATGTCCGTCGTCTTCCCCGACTCCAAAG GGAATTTGGCTGATGTCGTCCTTGGCAAGGACACCATCGCGGAATACGTC GACGATGAGTTCTACTTCGGGCCGATAACGGGGCGCATCGCCCAGAGGGTTGCCCGGGGCCGGTTCGTCCTCGACGGCAAGGTATACCACATGTACAGAAACGACGGCAACAACACAATTCACG GTGGCGGCAGAGGGTTCAGCAAAAGCATCTGGACGGTGAAGGagcacgtcgccggcggcgactcgCCGCACGTCACCTTGTACTACCGCAGCTTCGACAGGGAGGAGGGCCTGCCCGGGAACGTGGACGCGTACGTGACGTACCGGCTGTCGGCGCCCTACACGCTGGGCGTGCACATGAACGGGACGGCGCTGGACAGGGCGACGCCGGTGAACTTCCTGCTGCACTCGTACTGGAACCTGGGCgggcacggcgccggcgacgtgctGGGCCACACGCTCCGGCTCTTCGCGTCGCGGCACGCGGTGCTGGACGAGGAGCTCCTCCCGTCGTCGGGGCGCGTGGAGCCCGTGGCCGGCACGCCGCTGGACTTCCGGGCGCCGACGGCGATCGGCGCGCGCATCCGCCGCGTCCTGGGCGGGCGCGTCGTCGGGTACGACGCCAACTACATAGTCGACGGAGCGGAAGGCGCGATGCGGCCGGTGGCGCGCGCCCGGGACGGCGCGTCCGGCAGGGCGCTGGAGCTGTGGGCGAACCAGCCGACGATGCAGCTCTACACCGGGAACAACCTCAACCACACCAGGGGCAAGGGCGGCAGGGTGTACGAGAGGTACGCCGGGTTCTGCCTCGAGACGATGGGGTACGTGGACGCCGTGAACCACCCGGAGTTCCCGTCGCAGATCCTCAGGCCCGGCCAGGTGTACCACCACGACATGGTCTTCAAGTTCTCCTTCTAG
- the LOC120683936 gene encoding galactose mutarotase-like has product MARRSHRQLLLATLCLAASMLGAQSTGADDARAAAGVYELRVGDFSVRVTSWGARLVSVVLPDSKGNLADVVLGKDTIAEYVNDTSYFGPITGRVGQRISRGRFVLDGEIYHLERNDGRNTLHGGGTAFSSSAWTVKEYVAGGDSPHITFFYRSFDGEQGFPGNLDAYVTYRVSSPYTLGVHMNATALDRATPVNLLLHAYWNLGGHGSGDVLGHTLRLFASRYAVLDDELLPSSGRVAPVAGTPLDFRTPTTIGARIRQVTGGKVVGYDANYVIDGEPEGMRPVAQVQDGASGRAVELWANQATVQLYTGNWLNNTKGKDGKVYNQYAGFTLETMGYVDAVNHPEFPSQTLLPGQEYKHDMVFKFSF; this is encoded by the exons ATGGCTAGGCGTAGCCACCGCCAGCTGCTCCTCGCGACTCTGTGCCTCGCGGCGTCCATGCTTGGCGCGCAGTCCACCGGCGCCGACGacgcgagggcggcggccggcgtgtaCGAGCTCAGGGTGGGGGATTTCTCCGTCAGGGTCACCAGCTGGGGCGCCAGATTAGTGTCCGTTGTTCTCCCCGACTCCAAAG GGAACTTGGCTGATGTCGTCCTCGGCAAAGACACCATCGCTGAATACGTT AACGACACCTCTTACTTCGGCCCCATCACCGGCCGCGTCGGGCAGAGGATTTCGCGGGGCCGCTTCGTCCTCGACGGCGAAATCTACCACCTCGAAAGAAACGACGGCAGGAACACGCTTCACG GTGGTGGCACGGCGTTCAGCAGCAGCGCCTGGACGGTGAAGGAgtacgtcgccggcggcgactcgCCGCACATCACCTTCTTCTACCGCAGCTTCGACGGGGAGCAGGGCTTCCCGGGGAACCTGGACGCGTACGTGACGTACCGGGTGTCGAGCCCCTACACGCTGGGCGTGCACATGAACGCGACGGCGCTGGACAGGGCGACGCCCGTGAACCTCCTGCTGCACGCCTACTGGAACCTGGGCGggcacggcagcggcgacgtcCTCGGCCACACGCTCCGGCTCTTCGCGTCGCGGTACGCCGTGCTGGACGACGAGCTCCTCCCGTCGTCGGGCCGCGTCGCGCCGGTGGCCGGCACGCCCTTGGACTTCCGGACGCCGACAACCATCGGCGCGCGCATCCGCCAGGTCACCGGCGGCAAGGTCGTCGGGTACGACGCCAATTACGTCATCGACGGGGAGCCGGAGGGCATGCGGCCGGTCGCGCAAGTGCAGGACGGCGCGTCAGGCCGGGCGGTGGAGCTGTGGGCGAACCAGGCGACCGTGCAGCTCTACACGGGGAACTGGCTGAACAACACCAAGGGGAAGGACGGCAAGGTGTACAACCAGTACGCGGGGTTCACCCTGGAGACGATGGGGTACGTGGACGCCGTGAACCACCCCGAGTTCCCGTCGCAGACCCTGCTGCCCGGCCAGGAGTACAAGCACGACATGGTCTTCAAGTTCTCCTTCTAG